From Lolium perenne isolate Kyuss_39 chromosome 5, Kyuss_2.0, whole genome shotgun sequence, a single genomic window includes:
- the LOC127303163 gene encoding wall-associated receptor kinase 2-like, translated as MSRTFQFLLLLLLAGIVRSDEDAYKIVADGPHSCGGVDIPYPFGIDDGNGNGDFHEGFGVACDAGKPVLPTTGGDEKPIPIGNFSIERAEARVWLPVGWQCYNSSGGFNGSEDYTDIQFNNDGVYRISHARNYFFVLGCATLGFLRSKPRPVAGESNSTFYTQLAGCACYCEDSKSAVSGSCSGVGCCRADIPPDLALVDNTVEFRSDSIDNGIQAVSFSPCDYAFLAEKDYYTFHTSNLNMDLHQKPLLMPVTLDWAIRDNLTCQQAMEEKAYGCRSNNSRCLNSTNGPGYNCRCSDGYEGNPYILDGCIDINECEHRDHYPCEGVCKNIQGSYECTCRKRSHSANPFTKPCIPSFSLKAKISLGALGVLFIVISIVLSMCLIRERRKMEGYIQKNGGAILQNFANIKLYNKKDIKKIQTTRNLIGHGGFGNVYKGCIGNDPQLVAVKAPINKKSKFNDTFTNEIIIQSRVSHKNIVRLLGCCIQVEVPILVYEFVPKGSLDVILHGDKSIPLSLGQRLQIAAESAEGLAFMHSKTTAKILHGDVKPANILINNDYAPKISDFGISRLIATGKEQTGTVIGDVNYMDPVFVQTGMLTNKSDVYSFGVVLLELITRKKASRSNQNGLLSKFSEAYKKDKSMIELVDKELVEVDPQLLYILAGIINECLSLDVNERPYMTDIEERLRDIVKRFRSTE; from the exons ATGTCGAGGACATTCCAATTCCTGCTGCTTCTTTTGCTAGCAGGAATAGTTAGGTCGGATGAGGATGCTTACAAGATCGTCGCCGACGGCCCGCACAGCTGCGGTGGCGTTGATATCCCCTACCCGTTCGGCATCGACGACGGCAACGGCAACGGTGACTTCCACGAAGGGTTTGGAGTCGCTTGTGACGCCGGCAAGCCGGTGCTCCCCACCACCGGCGGCGACGAAAAGCCCATTCCGATCGGCAACTTCTCCATCGAGAGGGCGGAGGCCCGCGTGTGGCTGCCCGTAGGGTGGCAGTGCTACAACTCCTCGGGCGGCTTCAACGGGTCAGAAGACTACACGGACATACAGTTCAACAACGACGGCGTGTACCGCATCTCCCACGCCAGGAACTACTTCTTCGTCCTTGGCTGCGCCACCTTGGGCTTCCTCCGAAGCAAGCCACGCCCGGTCGCCGGCGAAAGCAACAGCACCTTCTACACCCAGCTCGCCGGCTGCGCCTGCTACTGCGAGGACTCCAAGAGCGCGGTGAGCGGTAGCTGCTCAGGTGTTGGTTGCTGTCGCGCCGACATCCCGCCAGACCTCGCACTCGTAGACAACACCGTCGAATTCCGCAGCGACAGCATCGACAACGGTATACAGGCGGTCAGCTTCAGCCCCTGCGACTATGCGTTTCTAGCGGAGAAGGATTATTACACCTTCCACACCTCCAACCTTAACATGGACCTACATCAGAAACCCTTGTTGATGCCGGTGACGCTCGACTGGGCCATCCGCGACAACCTCACGTGCCAGCAGGCCATGGAGGAGAAGGCTTACGGCTGCAGAAGCAACAACAGCCGCTGCCTCAACTCTACCAACGGACCTGGATACAACTGCCGATGCAGCGACGGCTACGAGGGCAATCCCTACATTTTGGATGGTTGTATCG ATATTAATGAGTGTGAGCATCGTGATCACTACCCTTGTGAGGGAGTCTGCAAGAACATACAAGGTTCCTATGAATGCACATGCCGCAAGCGCTCACACAGTGCTAATCCATTCACAAAACCCTGCATCCCAAGTTTTTCGCTCAAAGCGAAGATCAGCTTAG GTGCATTAGGGGTTCTTTTCATCGTCATATCTATTGTACTCAGCATGTGTCTTATAAGAGAGAGACGAAAGATGGAGGGCTACATTCAAAAGAATGGTGGAGCTATATTGCAAAACTTTGCTAATATAAAGCTATATaataagaaggatatcaaaaaaaTCCAGACAACACGCAATTTAATTGGACATGGTGGCTTTGGTAATGTTTACAAGGGGTGCATTGGGAACGATCCTCAGCTAGTGGCCGTGAAGGCGCCCATCAATAAAAAGTCAAAATTCAATGACACCTTTACAAACGAGATCATCATTCAGTCTCGAGTTAGTCACAAGAACATTGTCAGGCTCTTAGGTTGTTGCATACAAGTTGAAGTTCCGATATTGGTATATGAATTTGTGCCTAAAGGTAGCCTCGATGTTATTCTCCATGGTGACAAGAGCATTCCTCTCAGCTTGGGTCAACGTCTACAAATTGCAGCAGAATCAGCAGAAGGGCTAGCTTTTATGCATTCAAAAACCACGGCCAAAATCCTGCATGGTGACGTTAAACCAGCTAATATACTTATCAATAATGACTATGCACCGAAGATATCAGACTTTGGTATATCAAGGTTAATAGCCACCGGTAAGGAACAGACTGGAACTGTGATTGGTGACGTGAACTATATGGATCCGGTATTTGTGCAGACCGGAATGCTGACCAATAAAAGTGATGTTTACAGTTTTGGAGTTGTACTCTTGGAGCTCATTACGAGGAAGAAGGCCTCGCGTTCTAACCAGAATGGATTACTCAGTAAATTCAGTGAGGCCTATAAAAAAGACAAGTCTATGATTGAGCTCGTGGACAAGGAACTTGTGGAGGTTGATCCACAGCTTCTGTACATCTTGGCAGGGATAATAAATGAATGTCTATCTCTCGATGTCAATGAGAGACCATATATGACAGACATAGAAGAGCGTCTTCGTGATATCGTGAAGAGGTTTCGTAGTACTGAATAA